One Gadus chalcogrammus isolate NIFS_2021 chromosome 4, NIFS_Gcha_1.0, whole genome shotgun sequence DNA segment encodes these proteins:
- the nudt5 gene encoding ADP-sugar pyrophosphatase produces the protein MSGFTHPNATTTPHVVKEEAMAEGKWVKLDKTTYMDPAGNTRTWESVKRTTRPLNTEADGVGIIAILKRTLHKDCLVMVKQFRPPLGCCSLEFPAGLIDQGEGAKEAAVRELKEETGYMGEVVGVTPVTCLDPGLSNCTTNIVTVIINGDDGENIHPKQQLGDGEFVEVILVPLAEFQTKIDEMLKKEKIVVDTKVYLYAMGMVQAFFKPNELPVLKQ, from the exons ATGAGCGGCTTCACGCATCCCAACGCTACCACCACCCCGCATGTTGTGAAGGAAGAG GCCATGGCCGAAGGGAAATGGGTCAAACTTGACAAGACCACATACATGGACCCCGCTGGAAACACAAG AACCTGGGAAAGTGTCAAAAGGACAACCAGACCACTCAACACTGAGGCGGATG GCGTTGGGATAATTGCAATTCTGAAAAGGACCCTCCACAAAGACTGCCTTGTCATGGTAAAGCAGTTTCgcccaccactgggatgctgttCCCTGGAATTCCCCGCAG GGCTGATCgaccagggggagggggcgaaGGAGGCGGCGGTGcgggagctgaaggaggagacGGGTTacatgggggaggtggtgggagtcACACCAG TGACCTGTCTGGATCCCGGCTTGTCCAACTGCACCACCAACATCGTCACGGTGATAATCAACGGAGACGACGGCGAGAACATCCACCCCAAACAGCAGCTGG GTGATGGAG AATTCGTCGAAGTCATCCTCGTGCCTCTGGCTGAGTTCCAGACCAAAATAGATG AGAtgctgaagaaggagaagatcGTGGTGGATACTAAGGTTTACCTCTACGCCATGGGGATGGTGCAGGCCTTCTTCAAGCCCAACGAGCTGCCAGTACTCAAGCAGTGA